From Clostridium botulinum BKT015925, one genomic window encodes:
- a CDS encoding phage head closure protein has translation MQNKKQVMQQLARTKNKRIEIIITTENATDEDGFATGEDETVVKTVYANVRSLRGKEFYQASQGQAQDDKIFYINYFEGLTSKDQIKYKGELYNIVAPPTNIDEANKEYEIRARLVKSSG, from the coding sequence GTGCAAAACAAAAAACAAGTGATGCAGCAACTAGCACGAACGAAGAATAAGCGTATAGAGATTATAATAACTACAGAAAATGCTACAGATGAAGATGGATTTGCAACTGGAGAAGATGAAACAGTAGTTAAAACTGTATATGCTAATGTAAGAAGTCTTAGAGGTAAGGAATTTTATCAAGCTAGTCAAGGCCAGGCACAAGATGATAAGATTTTTTATATTAACTATTTTGAGGGATTAACTTCAAAAGACCAAATAAAATATAAGGGTGAATTGTATAATATAGTTGCACCTCCTACAAATATTGATGAAGCTAATAAAGAATATGAAATTCGTGCAAGGCTGGTGAAGTCCAGTGGCTGA
- a CDS encoding HK97-gp10 family putative phage morphogenesis protein — MADMELEGMDSLIRKLEDMGKAGTRVENKALKKAGQIIVDEAKNNVAVRTGKLKEGLKVSGVRKKGGHKFVLAGIQRGDNSKIFYGKFLEFGTSKMTSKPFMAPAYESKKDEAKEIIKQEIKNAIGL, encoded by the coding sequence GTGGCTGATATGGAATTAGAGGGTATGGATAGTCTAATTAGAAAATTAGAGGATATGGGTAAGGCTGGAACTAGAGTGGAAAACAAGGCACTTAAAAAGGCTGGGCAAATAATTGTAGATGAAGCTAAAAACAATGTAGCAGTACGAACAGGAAAACTTAAAGAAGGATTAAAAGTAAGTGGTGTTCGTAAAAAAGGTGGGCATAAATTTGTTTTGGCTGGAATACAAAGAGGGGATAATAGTAAGATTTTCTACGGTAAATTTTTAGAATTTGGAACTAGTAAAATGACATCTAAACCTTTCATGGCACCAGCCTATGAATCAAAAAAAGATGAAGCGAAAGAAATTATTAAACAAGAAATTAAAAACGCCATAGGATTATAA
- a CDS encoding phage major capsid protein, with amino-acid sequence MAMNNLDLQNKIKAETQEKIKNAIESGNTEDLAGAIACMATDIENNIMKEAKTSINENLNDNAIMNKRGLNPLTSEETKYYNEVISKGGFNGINELMPKTVIDRVFEDLQKEHPLLSKIDFINVTGVTEWITRTKDVEVAWWGALGEEIKKKLDNGFKKEKTDLFKLSAYIPVTKSMLALGPNWLDKFVRTMLTESMAIALELAIVAGTGKEQPIGMLKDLSKPVTDGVYADKDATELIDFSPVSLGKSIMAPLTKDGTRNVTGIIMVVNPVDYWGKIFGQTTFLTSQGTYVYGVMPIPGEIVKSVAVPKGKMIVGMAKDYFMGIGSSQKIEYSDQYHFLEDERVYLARQYGNGKPKDNDSFLIFNISKLETEPPKATKSK; translated from the coding sequence ATGGCAATGAATAATTTAGATTTACAAAATAAAATTAAGGCTGAAACACAGGAGAAAATTAAAAATGCTATTGAGAGTGGAAATACAGAAGATTTAGCTGGAGCAATTGCATGTATGGCTACAGATATTGAAAATAATATCATGAAAGAAGCAAAAACATCTATAAATGAAAATTTAAATGATAATGCAATTATGAATAAGAGAGGATTGAATCCTTTAACAAGTGAGGAAACAAAATACTATAATGAGGTAATATCTAAAGGTGGATTTAATGGTATCAATGAGTTAATGCCTAAAACAGTTATAGATAGAGTATTTGAGGATTTGCAGAAAGAACATCCTTTATTAAGTAAAATTGATTTTATAAATGTAACTGGTGTAACTGAATGGATTACAAGAACTAAAGATGTTGAAGTAGCATGGTGGGGAGCACTTGGAGAGGAAATTAAAAAGAAATTAGATAATGGCTTCAAAAAGGAAAAAACAGATTTATTTAAATTAAGTGCTTATATTCCTGTTACAAAATCTATGCTTGCACTTGGACCAAATTGGTTGGATAAATTTGTGAGAACCATGTTAACAGAATCTATGGCTATAGCTTTAGAATTAGCAATTGTGGCTGGAACAGGAAAAGAGCAACCTATAGGTATGTTAAAGGATTTAAGTAAACCAGTTACAGATGGAGTTTATGCAGATAAAGATGCTACTGAACTAATAGATTTTAGTCCTGTAAGTTTAGGCAAAAGTATTATGGCTCCTTTAACTAAAGATGGCACTAGAAATGTAACAGGAATTATAATGGTAGTCAATCCAGTAGATTATTGGGGAAAAATATTTGGTCAAACTACATTTTTAACATCACAAGGTACTTATGTGTATGGAGTTATGCCAATACCAGGAGAAATAGTTAAGTCAGTTGCAGTTCCAAAAGGTAAAATGATAGTTGGTATGGCTAAAGATTATTTCATGGGAATAGGTTCTAGTCAAAAAATAGAATACAGTGACCAATATCATTTTCTTGAAGATGAAAGAGTATACTTAGCCAGACAATATGGAAATGGAAAACCTAAAGACAACGATAGTTTCTTAATTTTTAATATTAGCAAATTAGAAACTGAACCACCAAAAGCAACTAAATCGAAATAG
- a CDS encoding head maturation protease, ClpP-related, with protein MNKEALAILNKYKDLKVRCELTNETESSADIYLYGQIVDEKPVNWWTGKEEEGEFIYPENIRKLVNEAGDKEINLHINSTGGSIYASISIHNFLKQAKNKINVYIDGIAASGASIIAMAADKIFMPENTTMMIHRAAVGVYGNVETLRKVANTLEKFDETVLNSYKERFVGEIGELKALIEDETYLTATECKSLGLCDEILNEQPEPKQPKQEDIKNSILNKYMNNVKEPQLPTELKVAENKNKMAIQNLLKNVGGIQ; from the coding sequence ATGAATAAAGAAGCATTAGCAATATTAAATAAATATAAAGATTTAAAAGTTAGATGTGAATTAACCAATGAAACAGAAAGTTCAGCAGATATTTATTTGTATGGACAAATTGTTGATGAAAAGCCTGTTAATTGGTGGACAGGAAAGGAAGAAGAAGGAGAATTTATTTATCCAGAAAATATAAGAAAATTAGTAAATGAAGCTGGAGATAAAGAAATAAACTTACACATAAATTCAACTGGTGGAAGTATATATGCATCAATTTCAATTCACAATTTTTTAAAACAGGCTAAAAATAAAATAAATGTATATATAGATGGTATTGCAGCAAGTGGAGCAAGCATCATTGCTATGGCAGCAGATAAAATTTTTATGCCTGAGAATACAACAATGATGATACACAGAGCAGCGGTAGGGGTTTATGGTAATGTTGAAACTTTAAGAAAAGTAGCCAACACTTTAGAAAAGTTTGATGAAACTGTGTTGAATAGCTATAAGGAAAGATTTGTGGGTGAAATAGGGGAGTTGAAAGCATTAATAGAAGACGAAACTTATTTAACTGCAACAGAATGTAAAAGTCTAGGACTTTGCGACGAAATTTTAAATGAACAACCAGAGCCAAAACAACCCAAACAAGAAGATATTAAAAATTCTATTTTAAATAAGTATATGAATAATGTTAAAGAACCACAGTTACCGACAGAACTTAAAGTAGCTGAAAATAAAAATAAAATGGCAATACAAAATTTATTAAAAAACGTAGGGGGAATACAATAA
- a CDS encoding phage portal protein — MNKNKTVPMDGQYGDLEGELFYKQLAIESCINLIANCISRSEFLTFEDGKEVRKDNYYLFNVRLNQNLSASEFWKKAVYKLFIENKLLIVQINDNFYIADSFSDDEYALKDNIYKDVVINDYDLKDTFKESDVFHLTLNNSNIKNLIDGLYMGYAKLIKAGQLSYIKSKTRRGVLNVPSTYPQTPDAQDDLTDIMNNRLKTFFQSEKDVVLPLTNGLNYEELGINNKGKSVGEVRDVRSYIDDIFDFVGIAFNVPPSLIKNDIADTEQAINNLLMFCINPLAKLISDEINMKFYRKADYLNRTYTKLDTSRIRVTTLKDIANALDILTRIGAYTIDDSLRALGKETINKPYANERFMTKNYEKISEGGT; from the coding sequence TTGAATAAAAACAAAACAGTTCCTATGGATGGCCAATATGGAGATTTAGAAGGAGAATTATTTTATAAGCAATTAGCAATAGAAAGTTGTATAAATCTTATTGCAAACTGTATTAGTAGGTCAGAATTTTTAACATTCGAAGATGGTAAAGAAGTAAGGAAAGATAACTATTATCTATTTAATGTAAGACTCAATCAAAATTTAAGTGCTAGCGAATTTTGGAAGAAAGCAGTATATAAGCTATTTATAGAAAATAAATTATTGATAGTACAGATAAATGATAATTTTTATATTGCAGATAGTTTTAGTGATGATGAATATGCTTTAAAGGATAATATCTATAAAGATGTTGTAATTAATGATTATGATCTAAAAGATACATTTAAAGAAAGTGATGTATTTCATTTAACTTTAAATAATAGCAACATTAAAAATCTTATAGATGGATTATACATGGGATATGCAAAGCTCATTAAGGCTGGACAATTAAGTTATATAAAGAGTAAGACAAGGAGAGGGGTATTAAATGTACCTTCAACATATCCTCAAACACCGGATGCACAAGATGATTTAACTGACATAATGAATAATAGATTAAAGACATTTTTTCAAAGTGAAAAGGATGTTGTACTACCACTAACAAATGGTTTGAACTATGAGGAATTAGGTATTAACAACAAAGGGAAAAGTGTTGGAGAGGTAAGAGATGTAAGAAGCTATATAGATGATATATTTGATTTTGTAGGGATAGCTTTTAATGTACCACCTAGCTTGATTAAAAATGATATAGCTGATACAGAACAGGCTATTAATAATTTACTTATGTTTTGTATAAATCCACTTGCAAAATTAATAAGTGATGAAATAAATATGAAATTCTATAGAAAAGCTGATTATTTAAATCGTACTTATACAAAATTAGATACAAGTAGAATAAGAGTTACAACATTAAAAGATATAGCAAATGCTTTAGATATTTTAACTAGAATAGGAGCTTATACAATAGATGATAGTTTAAGAGCGTTAGGAAAAGAAACTATAAATAAACCTTATGCAAATGAAAGGTTTATGACCAAAAATTATGAAAAAATTAGTGAAGGAGGTACTTAA